Genomic window (Trichomycterus rosablanca isolate fTriRos1 chromosome 27, fTriRos1.hap1, whole genome shotgun sequence):
AGTTATAAGAACTCAAATATGCTTAGTTTCACTTTAGAACCTTTTATTTTACACTTAATGAAGCATTTGTTTATAAAAATCGTTCTCTTGTCCACATTATTCGAGCTGCTTTTGCCTAtttagtgatttattttttattaagaatGATATTTATCTGCCTGTTCATTAAAAGAACATTTCACTGGATCAGTATCGCCATACAcccatgagccaaaacattagcacCACCTGCCTGATATGCTGTCCTCTAGTATCTGCTACCTGGACCAGTCAGATGTCCAGTTCTGTTGCCTGGACAGGAGTTGCATGGGCGCTTTGACTGGCACAGAAGGGTTCACCCTCATCACCAGGACTAAAATCATCCTCAGTAGATCTTATGTTGGTCCGTCCTTCATGTCCTCCGGCATCAGAGAGTCTAGACCGACCCAAAACCTGTCAGCTGTGCCGCCCCTTGGTGTTTGGGAGCTAGTTGTACCGATCTGGTCCTGATCAAAGTCCCTCAGGTCTTTAAGCTGACACACAATACACCAGTGCTCCAGAATAGGCATCATGCACTATTCTgaggggtggtcctaatgttttggctcatcagtgtataactTTATGATCGATGCTGAGCAGTGCCTGTGTTTAAACAGCAGGAGGTTTTTTGGGGTTCGGCTTTCACACAGACCCTGTGTATCTTATAAATATTCTtcgtcagtgtgtgtgtgcgcatcgCTTTTTATAAAACGTGCTTTTATTTCAGGTGAGTGATTGGTGGGAGGAGTACGTCTACCTCAGGAGTCGTAATCCAATCATGGTCAACAGTAACTATTATGCAATGGTGAGAGAAACGTCCCTAAACCAACTAACAGGTGTCTACATCTCACCTGTAAACCCGAGTCTTACCTaacatcctctctctctctctgcaggaCTTCCTGTACGTCTTCCCCACAAACCTTCAGGCTGCTCGGGCAGGAAACACCATCCACTCCATCATGCTGTACCGCAGGAGACTGGACCGGGCTCAGATTAAACCGGTTAGAACGGGTTCATGGTGGAAGCACTTACACATGAAATGAAACGTGGTTTATGATGTAGATTTCGTCACGTATACGCAGatgaatctgtttttgttcctGGTTGAGTGATGATGGTTGATGTTGGTGGTTTTTGTTTCATGCTCTCTGACGGGGCGGTGCAGCTCTTTGCGCTGTCGAACACCGTTCCGTTCTGTTCGGCCCAATGGGAGCGGCTGTTTAATACCAGCCGTGTTCCAGGCCTGGAGAGGGGTAAGATCAGATCGTCCGGTTCCTCACGGAAGCCCAGAGAGATCCTTCACCATCATCACGCTCATCagtaccactctgtaccaccAGAACTGCAATGTTCTTCTCCTCCGCAGTTCTCAGAGCGCATCTCACCAGCGCATTAGACCACTGCGTCACCCGTGCACCCCATAACAGACAGTTTTATCAAAAGACTCGATCCGAATATTGAATATCATCTTTCCATTATGAAACCCGTGCGGTCCTGTTGGGTCAGGAGCATGTTCTGGTGGTACAGGACGTCAGCTCCAGTTTTCCTCGTTGGCATGTCATTTAAAATCATCTCCTGTGTGtatctgctgtgttttatccctCATTAtaaatgcactatatggccaaaagtatttggacgcccgaTTATGAGcttgtattaaaacagagtgaccctctgtgtgatctatcCAGCTAGAACGacagccgctcctctgagaagcttctcacacgACGTgtgtttgaagtgtgtctgtgtgtgggaatttgtgcctgtttggtcaaaatatgacagcatttgtatttcTACAGCTGGCCGCTGATTCAatagtcgatgttccggttcatcccagagctacTGAGTGTGCAGAGGCTTTCTGGAAACTGTTAGTTTTGCTTGATAtggttgatttattacacctgttagcgactCTAGTGGCTGAAACGTTAATTCAGGGGTTAAAAGAGGCGTCCTgatacttctgtccatatagtgcaGATCCTCTTTGACCCACTTTGGTTCCTCCAGGATGAACCtctgttttctttttagttCCTGTGGGACGTCAGTCGTCCATCAGACCCCCCGGCGTGTTTGGTTTTGACCTGTTATTTTGCTTTTCCTTTCAGCTCATGCTTCAAAACTCTATCCCCATGTGTTCATCCCAGTATGAGCGCATGTTCAACACCAGTCGCATCCCAGGCGTAGAGACAGGTACTGAACCCTAGTGGGCGCCGGGAGCAAACCTCACGCCTGTCCCTTCTACTGCTGTGTCTTCTTCTGCTCTCTCTGCCCTCTGTAGCCTCCCCAGCGCCCGGCGGGTGATTGACAGGGCGTGGCGGATTCTCTATCTCACCTCGGTACCTGAAGAACGGTGAATGTACAAACCTcagtttcagaaaagttgggacagtgtgtgaCATGCGAACCAAAAACTGGTGGCGCTAAACGTTGGAGCATGTCAAGCTCAGAAATAAGAGGAGTGTCGTGATGGGTCGGTGGTCCTGATGCTCTgtctcatcagtgtatataatcaTTATCACCAAGGGGTTCCAAACTCTAAATCCACTACCAAGAAGGGCGGGGCAAAGTAACCATGCCAATCCTGTCCAGTATTGGTAGCACTTACAGCGACACgtgtaggtagcactgtcgccttacagcaaaaaggtcctgggttcgattcccaggcggatcggtctgggtccttcctgtgtgcagtttgcatgttctccccgtgtctgtgtgggtttactttgggagctccggtttccccctaCGGTAAAAGACGTGCTGTAGACCAGCCTGGCGCCCACACAGACAGAGTTTCTGTGCCTGAGAGAGGACGGTGCGAAGTGAGTCCTCATTtctgctgcagttatgacctctgctggctgctcgaggtactgcacagagatgatgaataatggagagcagtgcgtggcTACTACACACGTCATAAGTAtcatgtttgtatattttttctcAATTCTATGCAGGTGAGAGCAAATTTATAAATGACTACTTTCAGTCTGAGTgacattttaaaagttaaaagttcaGAAACTGAGGTTTGAAGCGCTTTCATGTTTCCCCCTCTTCATCATTCTTCATCGTTCTTCATACATGGCTTGTACAAAGGGTCAGACGTTTGTCTCagaacacctaaataataataaagtgcagcGTGTGAATGAATCCTACAGTAAACAAACGTCTCGACCTCTTTGTCACATCCCATGATTCCCTCTGCTGTGGCTTGCTGTGATATTCCTCTTTCCTCTCGTTTGTGGTTGTGTGATGGTCCTGAATCTGCGCCCGTCTCTCCTCTCTGTGAGCGCAGACACCCTGCAGCACGTCTCCAACAGCAGGCATATCGTGGTTTACCACAAGGGGCGCTATTTCAAGGTGGGGATGTTCTACGACGGGCGCTTGCTCCTGCCCAGAGAGCTTGAGCAGCAGATGGCGAGGATCCTGGCCGACACGTCGGAGCCGCTGCCCGGCGAGGAGAAACTGGCCGCTCTGACCGCAGGAGACAGGTAACCACGCCACGTTCTCATGCCACAACCGATACAGAACCagggttgtcactgttgggcccttgagcgaggcccttgaccctcaattgctcagactgtaaactgtctcagtactgtaagtcactctggataaaagcctccgctaaatgccgaacatGATGATCGGTTGTTTATGTTGGTACGCGTGTGTTCCAGGGTGCCGTGGGCGTGCGCCCGTAACGCTTACCTCCGCCAGGGTAAGAACAGACAGGCTCTGGACGCCGTGGAGAGAGCGGCCTTCTTCGTCACGCTGGACGACACCGAGCAGCAGCACGACCCGAAAAACCCGGTGTCCCTGCGAGGCTTCGCTAAATCCCTGCTGCACGGAAAGTGCTACGACAGGTACGTCACGGGGACCGGAACACACCGGAACACAAGAGGAGCGGTGTACCCCCGGGTTCACTGTCGGTTCTTTCTTCTTACAGGTGGTTCGATAAATCCTTCAATCTGATCATCTACAAGAATGGAACCATGGGGCTGAACGCTGAGCACAGCTGggctgatgcacccatcattgGACACCTCTGGGAGGTACGGAGCACGCCCATGGTCACACCCACTGGGTTAAGTGTCATTATTACTAGATTTAACTTTTGTTAAATTAGTTTTTAATGTAACTTATACAAaaagtgaccaaaagtatgtggacactcgacCCTAAGTGACGTCTGTGTGACCTcatcagctagaacagcagccgcaCTTCTGAGAAGCTGCTCACAAGACTGTCATATAAgaagtgagtctgtgtgtgggaatttgtgcccgtttagtcaAAACATGACGGCATTTGTATGTGAACGTCTGGATGCGGTGTtacggttcatcccagagctggtcagggctctgtgcaggatacTGGAGCCTTTCTTCCATGTCTTTATAGGAtaaggccttccccaaactgttgctgcaatgcCACACAcagatcatttcctttatataattgatctattacacctgtaagcaactgctgtggctgaatCACATgaatttatatcattattagaAGCGGTGTCCCAATACCTTTGTCCATGTAGTATATTTAGATCAGAAAACAGTGGACGCTCCTTGAATAGCGTGTTTTCTGAggtgttttctctctctctgatctGATCTTTTGGATGTGATTGTAAACTACAGCACGTTCTGTCGACGGATGTCACCACGCTGGGTTACGCCCCCGACGGTCACTGTAAAGGACAACCTCACCGTAACCTCCCCGGACCTCAGAGACTTCAGTGGAACATCCCAGCTGAGGTCAGTCACCAggcacacaccaccaccacaaccACAGCTCCCTGTAGCAGGGGTCCAAAACCAGACGAGTATGTAGGAACACGTTCAGTCCTACATGGATGTGTGATGATATTCGGGAGATGCTTTTGATCATGAGTTCCTCACGCTGGTTATGGACTGTAGTTGTGTACTGGCAGTGAGGGCTTCCTGCACACGGCTCGTTTTTAGCCCGGTTTTCTATACGGCGACTCCACGTTTCCATGGAATTGCTGACCGGGACTGAACGCTTGTGCAGATTCACCCGGTCGCCGTCGGGCATTTTGGACGGATTTGCATCATGAATCCTGAATGAATCCAtgacactttatttttttttggtgtGTTTTCCTTTTCATCAGCATGTTCTCCTCtctgttttctcttttctttcgtCAGTGCCAGACCATGATCGCCAACTCCCTGTCGGTAGCTCAGGCCCTGGCTGATGACGTGGATTCCCACATCATTCCCTTCCAGGATTTTGGTAAAGGCCTGATTAAGAAGTGCAAGACCAGTCCGGACGCCTTCATCCAGATCGCCCTGCAGCTCGCCCACTTCAGGGTGAGAGCAGAGAGACGATATGGGATTGAGATATGAAGGGTTGCGATCGAAAGGACAGTTTATAGCGTTCTAAATAGACACGGGGGGCACAAACATTTGCACTTCGGCAAGCTTTAGCTGTATAGGAGAGCAGGCCGTAGTTTACCTGAACCTGTTTGCTGTACACGGACGGTAAGATGCTCCGTgttgtttgttgtgtgttttccAGGACAAAGGGAAGTTCTGCCTGACCTACGAGGCCTCCATGACCCGTCTGTTCAGAGAGGGCCGGACGGAGACGGTGCGCTCGTGCACCATGGAGACCTGTGCTTTCGTAAAGGCCATGGTCAGCAACGAGCCGGTACTGACCTACAAAGTACTCACAATTATCTCGTGTTCTGTGTTCCGTGGTCATCTGCATGTAAAGGCTGGTCAAGCACGCAGTGACATTCACGCGTTTCACTGCACGGTAGATTCCAGAAGCAAAACCGCTGTTGAACAGCAGAGGGCGACAGAGGCAAGAACATAAACACTGAGCATCCTCCAGGAGCAGAACCACCACAGCTGAGATGTTTACCTGCACAGATTATGGACTTCAATCCACACAAACATCATGTGATGCTTCAGCTGCTCTTAAAACTTCTTTTTTTCCTCAGAGAGAGAAGAAACTGGACCTGTTGAGGCAGGCGGCTGAGAAGCACCAGCAGATGTACCGCCTCTCTATGACTGGTAAAGGCATCGACCGCCACCTCTTCTGCCTCTACGTCATCTCCAAGTATTTAGGAACGGACTCTCCCTTCCTGCAGGAGGTACGCCGCGATGGATACGTATCGGTTACCCTCATTATTATTGAGTCTCCAGACCTCATGGGTATCTGCTGCTGTGTTTGCAGGTTCTGTCTGAGCCCTGGAGGCTATCCACCAGTCAGACTCCTCTCCAGCAGGTGGAGCTGTTTGATCTGGTCAATCATCCTGAGCACATTTCCAGTGGTGGGGGGTTCGGCCCGGTGAGTGCCCGAGAAATAACATGGCATCTGTTTAATCGAATGAATTTTGGCTCAGGTGAGTCAACCTCAGAGACTCAGGTTTGAGCCTTAGAGCCACAGTGCCTTAAAGCGCCAGTATGAGGGGTGAAGGAATACAGAGAGCGTAGCGTGTCCCTCAGGCTCTCCTCGGCCTGTTTGGAACATTGAACCTCCTCCACGAGTTGCCGTGTTGACGGTTTGTGTTTCTCTGACAGGTTGCCGATGACGGTTATGGGGTGGCGTACATCATCGTGGGAGAGAACCTGATCAATTTCCATATCTCCTGCAAGCACTCCAGCCCTGAAACGGTGAGAGCCGGAGCTTTTCTGCACCACGTTCTGTGTGAAACACACCGTCATGTGAACTAACAAACACCCtgcagtgtacacacacacaccacgtccAGATGTGTAGAAGTTTTAATCAGCACACTTAACAAatatggtcagaagtatgtggacgtctgACCGTGTGATTGTTGGACACATCCAAACATTAGTGTCACTCGCCTAATATGTCAACACAGACCTGCAGAAGTCCAGCGGTATCTGTTAAACACATACCGGACTGTCCACTGATCTTGGAGCAAGCAGGATTTGTCTGACCAGTTTTCTGTCACTCTGGTGTCCATTTCTGATGCCTGGACAGGAGATGCATGGGCACTCTGATTGGCACAGAAGGGTTGGATGCGCTGTGTGTTGCAGTTTGatccacagtagatcttctgtcGGTCCATACCAGACCCCACATATCCTCTGGACCGTCCTTCCTCGGACTCACCGTGCCCGTCTGTGACACCCCTTTCTTGTTGGGTAATAAAATTAGTCGGGGTTTAGTAGCCATGCAGTGAATTACTAGAATTTGAGGTTGAATAGGACTGCAGTTCTGTTACTCTGATGTAGTATTACCACGTTGTGCCGAATCCATTGAATCAGATGAAGGAGAGTCAGATTTGATGCACGACCTGATTTCTCTGATGCTCAGTACAGGAGAACGCttgatttaatcatttaattcaTATCATTTACTCTCTTTTATGTCTTTTTTCAACAGGATGCTCGGCGCTTTGGCGACAACATCGGAAAGGCCATGCATGACATGCTGGAGCTGTTTCAGCTGGACCAGAGGGCGCAGAAGTGAGGAGGGAACGTCATCGGCTCGCGTCTCGTTGTGTGTCGTTCTGTCTCTGTGTTTAAACGTTTGGGAAATTCGAGGTGGGCTTGTTGATGTGAGCGTGATGATAACAGGGTcgagagtctgtgtgtgtgtgtgtgtgtgtgtgtgtgtgtgtgtgtgtgggtgggtgggtgtgtctgGGTGCTGGTTCTAAATCAGCAGGGTTGGATTTGCCACCGGTGCCATAACGAGAGTCTTAACGAAACCACTGAATCGTTTGACGTTGTCGTTTTCGTATCCCTGTGCACACGCTCGGCTACGTGGGATCCCGAGCGCTTTGGTTTGAACCACGTCGTCTCTCGTTTCCGTCGGCCAGTAAGGAAACGGTCGCGTTACCTCGGTTAATCTCTCCATGCACTTAGTACCGCCGTTGTGGTGAAGCTTGCTAAATTATTCCAGCGTATTCGGGCCTGACGTCTCTCTGCTTACGTCGTACATTCCAGTCGTGATGTAGAATCTAGCTTTTACACAACTGCAGTTTCAAATCCTCGCACTCAGAGACTCGATACATTCAGTCTGTTTACCTTCGTAGATAAAAGTAGGAAAaggaaatataataatataacgtAGGATTTCAGCGTCGTTCCCGGTCGCGGGATGTGCTACTGCTCAGCAAAATGTCTAACGTACGTTCATCTTTCACTCCTCTTCATTTTATTAATCATTTCAGTTtaggaaaaaacaaaacagcaaattaatcctgatgtatttattttattttcttctgtaCCTTTCATCCCATGTTTACAAAAACAACGACTTTACATCTGCTATAATACCGCACAATAAAGAAGAATGTCAGATAAAACGTCTCTGCTTtaacaaaacaaatacatgCACTTCATTACAAgcagtaaaaataaacacatttacacgcctaataaacaaaacaataataaatcatactGTCTAGTGGTATCAGATAGGGTCTCACATAGAGTGGTATCTCTAATCCAGGAACCCTGACCAGCCAGCAGCTGATAAAagccagaaatgtaaataagaATGTAAATATGAGCAATATTTCGCTGACCTGTAATAAAGCGCATCGCCACTGGGGGGAGACAAACGACGTTTAATTTACAATGAAGCTTAACCGGCTGTTGTTTAGAATGTGACCAGTGCAGGACTTTACACAAGATATATCCAAATGCATTACAAAGCATCCAACACACCTTCTGCAGCTCTAAAATAATCATGTTTAGTCGGTGTAGCTTGATGTGCCGTCATCCCGTCCCTCTGGTTTTATTCCTGGTTGGTTCATATGTGTTGTCTGTAATGTTACGACTACCATCAGATCAAATGCAGACCCACCCAGAGGGCCCTGCATTCCCCAAACGCACACGGTGGACTCGTGTGTGGGGTCACGATGTAAACAAATAGTTCGGCTGTGATTAATTCACCTCGATGCCTTTCTGAAGGTCGTTAGCAGCTAACACCGTGTAACGCTATCAGCCGCCGCTGCCAGAGCCGCAGGAGTGCACCGAGGAGGGCGGATTACACCAGGGAAAGTGCACCGGGGGGAGTGCACGGTACTCATGCTTCAGATTCATCCAGCAGCCAAAATGTGAGGCTGGGAATCCCTTCAGCGCAGGGCATGTCCAGGCACATCCCGGCTCATTTCCTAACATCAGCGGTTACGCTTAAAGATACACCGCAGCATCTTTACAACCCGATCATCTCCCACCCACATCAGCAGAGaagtttaataaacacagacgATGATTTCAGGAGGAGAAAAAGATTCTAAACGCCGGTCACTTTAAATGTGCTGAAGTCATGAGAATAAAATATGCAGGAATCTAATAATTCTGAAACTCTGAAGAAGATTTAAAGAACTCAGATCCTCTAATGAACAACCGGAATCAAACGATTCACATCATCAGCGAGAAATAGACCTACAAGCATCATGATATAGTGAACAGAAGCttgctggttctagccccactGCAGCCAGGTTGCTATTGTTGGGctcttgggcaaggcccttaactctcaattgcttggattgaaTACTAATTGAAAgtgactttgaataaaagcatctgttaaatgttattataaaagaattgtttatttataaaggaGCGGTGAACGGTACAGAGATGCTTTTCAGCAGTAGGGACGAGTAATCTGATCAGGACTGACTGGAAAAATCCTGAAAAAGCCtaacatcccatttaaaaaaaaaaaaaaactattaaaacaacGATCTCTGTGTGATCCTTCAGCTAGAACTATGtccacttttctgagaagcttctcacaagacttatgTCTgaagggtgtctgtgtgtgggaatttgtgcccaagtCCTGCTTGTAATTTCCTTTAAATGATTGATTAAtgatgaattcagtaattaggaggGATTTCTGAGTAATATCatccatgtagtgtgtgtgagcaAGGGTCTGGGGGGTGGAATATTTTTTGGACTTGATAAATTCTTGATATATTTATTCAATCATCATTCTGTTGTGCTCAAAGGCAAAAACAAGAAGAATGAATTATTTCTGTGATGGAAAAAAGTCCTCTAGAAGCAGCAGGGAGTTAAAATCTCCACTGATCTAACCGTGGGCTTCCTACCAGAACATCGTGACGCGTGGTAAATCTCCAGCGCTGGATCAACACCTACCGGGCTGaaggaactccagcagcgtgGGATTTTCACTCACTTTTACTTCTGGTGTTCCTGTGTGGCCAGCTGAGAAGGTTCCAGAAGGACGTTCGGGATGGACTCGTGCTTCCCGGGCAGGTAGACGGACGGAGACCCGCCGTCGCTCGGTCGGCCAGTGGCTGCTGGACCGTGGTGAAGGTGAAATTACCCTGTGTGTTTGCATACACTGGAATGCGCCCCCGAACCCCCCGCTTTTGTTATGGTGAGGAGCAAGAATGCGCTCCTACCCTCAATTAAAATTCCTTTCACTGACCTCTCGCTGTAAGGTGGGCCGCTTTAAAAGCAGGACGCTTATTTGACTAAGAATGCTCGCGGACGCTCCACGTACAGTTGTGGGGTCTGTTGAGGTCGCGCACGCATATGAAAGCAGGATGTGGTCACCGCAAACACCGGCTCGCTTTACCACAGCGCACCGACCCGGGGGTCACAGGAAAACCAGAATCGGAAGGGTTTCCTGTCCGGCTGCAAGAACGACGAGGGGCAGAGGTTCCATCAAACACTGGAAAAAACCCGGCTGATGTGATGTCTGTAAGCAAAATGATTTGAGAAGCATCACATCATGGTCACGCCAGTGCACTGtagtgccaaaagtatgtggacgcatcTTCATGAGCTTAATTCAGAGCTGGACTTGGTAACCCTCCACTCTGTTGGAAAGACTTCCACATGATTACTGCGTTAAACCATGTCAATATGGAGCACAGAGAAATGGATCAGGCGTTTCCCAAATACATACCACAATTTTGGAAGCGTATTGTTTGTTACTCACTTGTAAGCTAAACATTTAAACTCATCATCTTTAGACGTgtagtttatatttttttattcttttactgtTTCCAGCAAACTGCTTCCACACCAAACCCCCGGGTAAAGTCACGGCCAATAGGTGAAGATTAAAATAACCATTATTATACGATCAAGTGACGAAATTAAACAATTTCCCGCAGCATTAATGAAGTTCTATCTACACAGAATGTGTACGCTAGCTACCCTCGActatcatccataacattaagtAATACAAAGCCCTATGTTTTTGTGGAAGAGCTGCAGACCTTGTGAACGTAAACTTACATTTTTGCTCTTTTAATGtaccaaaataaaatctaaggacggtcattgtttatattattacttCAAACAGAATTCAGGGCAAACTGCCCTTATTTATGTGTGCTTTATTTTGATAAAGGCTCGTCTGCATAAATAGTGGAACATTTTAGGGTTTGAATTAatgataaaatgaaaatattgtACATGAACAGGACGTGTAGAATATTTACTTTCATGTcatttgttgtatttattgaattattttcaCGTTTTGAAGCAGGGCTCCGGGTGCACCGCATGCCAGTCAGAAGTAAACAGTCGCTCTTGGTGTTGAAGTGTTCTTATTTGCTTTGTGCTGGAGAAGACAAAgctttagggaaggacctgacTCCTCCAGTTCTCCCCAGTCTAAACTCGCTGTCCCGTCCGGTACCTCACACATGCGCATGGGGCCGGAACGGGGACTGGGTTGCCAGATTAGTTAGAATAAAACATTTGGTCTTGTGTAAAGTTCTAGTCTTATGCTCAGGGtttgtaatttaaaaataaaaatacagtacagtgtttttaaaagcctctgTAGTAA
Coding sequences:
- the cpt1aa gene encoding carnitine palmitoyltransferase 1Aa (liver) isoform X1 yields the protein MAEAHQAVAFQFTVSPDGIDLQLSHEALRQVYLSGLHSWKKKFVRFKNGIMTGVYPGSAPGLMLVLAGYMGRAKYARVDPSLGLLLKAGKFIPVSKYLSLENQQTVGGVLVGTGLWLVIIFTMRSVLKGLLSWHGWMGERHGRLTWKTRAWMIFVKIFSGLQTPNLYSFQTSLPNLPLPSVKDTMTRYLESVRPLLDDEEYKRMEELALDFQKNLAPKLQWYLMLKSLWATNYVSDWWEEYVYLRSRNPIMVNSNYYAMDFLYVFPTNLQAARAGNTIHSIMLYRRRLDRAQIKPLMLQNSIPMCSSQYERMFNTSRIPGVETDTLQHVSNSRHIVVYHKGRYFKVGMFYDGRLLLPRELEQQMARILADTSEPLPGEEKLAALTAGDRVPWACARNAYLRQGKNRQALDAVERAAFFVTLDDTEQQHDPKNPVSLRGFAKSLLHGKCYDRWFDKSFNLIIYKNGTMGLNAEHSWADAPIIGHLWEHVLSTDVTTLGYAPDGHCKGQPHRNLPGPQRLQWNIPAECQTMIANSLSVAQALADDVDSHIIPFQDFGKGLIKKCKTSPDAFIQIALQLAHFRDKGKFCLTYEASMTRLFREGRTETVRSCTMETCAFVKAMVSNEPREKKLDLLRQAAEKHQQMYRLSMTGKGIDRHLFCLYVISKYLGTDSPFLQEVLSEPWRLSTSQTPLQQVELFDLVNHPEHISSGGGFGPVADDGYGVAYIIVGENLINFHISCKHSSPETDARRFGDNIGKAMHDMLELFQLDQRAQK
- the cpt1aa gene encoding carnitine palmitoyltransferase 1Aa (liver) isoform X2, yielding MAEAHQAVAFQFTVSPDGIDLQLSHEALRQVYLSGLHSWKKKFVRFKNGIMTGVYPGSAPGLMLVLAGYMGRAKYARVDPSLGLLLKAGKFIPVSKYLSLENQQTVGGVLVGTGLWLVIIFTMRSVLKGLLSWHGWMGERHGRLTWKTRAWMIFVKIFSGLQTPNLYSFQTSLPNLPLPSVKDTMTRYLESVRPLLDDEEYKRMEELALDFQKNLAPKLQWYLMLKSLWATNYVSDWWEEYVYLRSRNPIMVNSNYYAMDFLYVFPTNLQAARAGNTIHSIMLYRRRLDRAQIKPLFALSNTVPFCSAQWERLFNTSRVPGLERDTLQHVSNSRHIVVYHKGRYFKVGMFYDGRLLLPRELEQQMARILADTSEPLPGEEKLAALTAGDRVPWACARNAYLRQGKNRQALDAVERAAFFVTLDDTEQQHDPKNPVSLRGFAKSLLHGKCYDRWFDKSFNLIIYKNGTMGLNAEHSWADAPIIGHLWEHVLSTDVTTLGYAPDGHCKGQPHRNLPGPQRLQWNIPAECQTMIANSLSVAQALADDVDSHIIPFQDFGKGLIKKCKTSPDAFIQIALQLAHFRDKGKFCLTYEASMTRLFREGRTETVRSCTMETCAFVKAMVSNEPREKKLDLLRQAAEKHQQMYRLSMTGKGIDRHLFCLYVISKYLGTDSPFLQEVLSEPWRLSTSQTPLQQVELFDLVNHPEHISSGGGFGPVADDGYGVAYIIVGENLINFHISCKHSSPETDARRFGDNIGKAMHDMLELFQLDQRAQK